A single window of Streptococcus cristatus ATCC 51100 DNA harbors:
- a CDS encoding MIP/aquaporin family protein, producing MKKFVAELIGTFMLVFIGTGAVVFGNGVKGLGHLGIALAFGLAIVVAAFSIGTVSGAHLNPAVSIAMFVNKRLSSKDLVNYILGQVVGAFLASGAVFFLLANSGMSTASLGENALANGVTVFGGFLFEVIATFLFVLVIMTVTSESKGNGAIAGLVIGLSLTAMILVGLNITGLSVNPARSLAPAVLVGGAALKQVWIFILAPIVGGVLAALVAKNCLGTEE from the coding sequence ATGAAAAAATTTGTCGCTGAATTAATCGGTACTTTCATGCTTGTGTTCATCGGAACAGGAGCCGTTGTTTTTGGAAATGGTGTTAAAGGTCTTGGACACCTTGGAATTGCTCTTGCCTTTGGCTTGGCAATCGTGGTAGCAGCTTTCTCAATCGGAACTGTTTCAGGCGCTCACCTGAACCCAGCTGTTTCAATCGCTATGTTTGTAAACAAACGCTTGTCATCAAAAGACCTTGTCAACTATATCCTTGGACAAGTGGTTGGAGCTTTCCTTGCGTCTGGTGCGGTCTTCTTCCTCTTGGCAAACTCAGGCATGTCAACTGCTAGTCTTGGTGAAAATGCCTTGGCAAACGGTGTAACTGTCTTTGGTGGTTTCCTGTTTGAAGTCATCGCAACTTTCTTGTTTGTTTTGGTGATCATGACCGTGACTTCAGAAAGCAAGGGAAATGGTGCGATTGCTGGTTTAGTGATTGGTTTGTCATTGACAGCTATGATCCTTGTGGGATTGAACATCACTGGACTGTCAGTAAACCCAGCTCGTAGCTTGGCGCCAGCTGTCTTGGTAGGTGGTGCTGCTCTTAAACAAGTATGGATTTTCATCCTTGCCCCAATCGTAGGTGGTGTTCTTGCAGCTCTTGTTGCTAAAAACTGCCTTGGAACAGAAGAATAA
- the trxA gene encoding thioredoxin has translation MSKAITDATFEQETKDGLVLVDFWATWCGPCRMQGPILDKLSEELSEDVLKIVKMDVDENPNTARAFGIMSIPTLLFKKDGQVVKQVAGVHTAEQIKAIVAELS, from the coding sequence ATGTCAAAAGCAATTACAGATGCAACATTTGAACAAGAAACAAAAGACGGTTTGGTCTTGGTAGATTTCTGGGCAACTTGGTGTGGTCCATGTCGTATGCAAGGTCCAATCTTGGATAAATTGTCTGAAGAGCTTTCAGAAGATGTCTTGAAAATCGTCAAAATGGATGTTGATGAAAATCCAAACACAGCTCGTGCCTTTGGAATCATGTCTATCCCAACCCTTCTCTTCAAAAAAGACGGTCAAGTGGTCAAGCAAGTCGCTGGTGTTCACACTGCGGAACAAATCAAGGCGATTGTTGCGGAATTGAGTTAA
- a CDS encoding DUF4649 family protein yields the protein MIEITYLDAAKSERKITFESYEEFELSQQACLIGVADYHPVKKLVYNGHDLDYHGTYGDVYFFLMKQDLSQYK from the coding sequence ATGATTGAAATTACTTATCTAGATGCAGCTAAGTCAGAACGGAAGATAACTTTCGAGTCTTATGAGGAGTTTGAACTATCCCAGCAAGCCTGCCTGATCGGGGTGGCGGATTATCATCCAGTTAAAAAGTTAGTTTATAATGGCCATGATTTGGACTACCATGGGACTTATGGAGATGTGTACTTTTTCCTGATGAAACAGGATTTGAGCCAATATAAGTAA
- the hslO gene encoding Hsp33 family molecular chaperone HslO — protein sequence MDKIIKTISENGSFRAYVLDSTETVRTAQEKHQTQASSTVALGRTLIASQILAANEKGQTKITVKVLGTSSLGAIITVADTEGNVKGYVQNPGVDIKKTATGEVLVGPFVGSGQFLVITDYGTGNPYNSMTPLISGEIGEDLAFYLTESQQTPSAVGLNVLLDEHDKVKVAGGFLVQALPGAKEADIARFEKRIQEMPAISKLLESDDHIEALLAAIYGDEPYKRLSEEEIRFQCDCSKERFMNALATLPKADLEEMRDQDHGAEIICQFCQTAYHFDQNDLEELIRDKS from the coding sequence ATGGACAAAATTATTAAAACTATCTCAGAAAACGGTTCTTTCCGCGCTTATGTGCTGGATAGCACAGAGACGGTTCGGACCGCTCAAGAAAAACATCAAACTCAAGCAAGCTCTACCGTGGCACTCGGCCGCACACTGATTGCCAGTCAAATTTTGGCGGCTAATGAAAAGGGCCAGACCAAGATCACCGTCAAGGTTCTTGGTACTAGCTCGCTAGGCGCAATCATCACCGTGGCGGATACCGAAGGCAATGTCAAGGGCTATGTGCAAAATCCCGGTGTCGATATTAAAAAGACAGCCACTGGCGAAGTTCTGGTCGGCCCTTTTGTCGGCTCTGGTCAATTTTTGGTTATCACGGACTACGGCACTGGCAATCCCTACAATTCTATGACGCCACTCATCTCTGGTGAAATCGGCGAAGACCTAGCCTTCTATCTGACTGAGAGCCAGCAGACTCCTTCTGCCGTTGGCCTCAATGTTCTCTTAGATGAGCATGATAAAGTCAAGGTTGCTGGCGGTTTCTTGGTACAGGCTCTGCCTGGTGCCAAGGAAGCTGATATTGCTCGCTTCGAGAAGCGGATCCAAGAAATGCCTGCTATCTCAAAACTGCTAGAATCCGATGACCATATCGAAGCACTGCTGGCTGCCATCTATGGTGATGAACCCTACAAACGCCTGTCTGAAGAAGAAATCCGCTTCCAATGTGATTGCAGTAAAGAGCGCTTCATGAATGCCTTGGCTACCCTGCCAAAGGCTGACTTAGAAGAGATGCGTGACCAAGACCACGGGGCTGAAATCATCTGCCAATTCTGCCAGACAGCCTATCACTTTGACCAAAACGACCTGGAGGAACTGATTCGTGACAAATCTTAA
- the dusB gene encoding tRNA dihydrouridine synthase DusB, translated as MTNLNTPFMIGNVEIPNRTVLAPMAGVTNSAFRTIAKELGAGLVVMEMVSDKGIQYNNEKTLHMLHIDEGENPVSIQLFGSDEDSLARAAEFIQENTKTDIVDINMGCPVNKIVKNEAGAMWLKDPEKIYKIINKVQSVLDIPLTVKMRTGWSDSSLAVENALAAEAAGVSALAMHGRTREQMYTGHADLETLHDVAQALTKIPFIANGDIRSVQEAKQRIEEVGADAVMIGRAAMGNPYLFNQINHYFETGEILPDLTFEDKMKIAYEHLKRLINLKGENVAVREFRGLAPHYLRGTSGAAKLRGAISQASTLAEIEELLQLQH; from the coding sequence GTGACAAATCTTAATACCCCTTTTATGATTGGAAATGTTGAAATTCCCAACCGTACGGTTCTGGCGCCCATGGCCGGTGTAACCAACTCTGCTTTCCGGACCATTGCCAAAGAGCTGGGAGCAGGCCTGGTCGTGATGGAAATGGTCTCTGACAAGGGCATCCAATACAACAACGAAAAAACCCTTCACATGCTTCACATCGATGAAGGCGAAAACCCTGTCTCTATCCAGCTTTTCGGTAGTGACGAAGACAGCCTGGCCCGCGCAGCAGAATTTATCCAAGAAAACACCAAGACGGATATCGTCGATATCAATATGGGCTGCCCGGTCAATAAAATTGTCAAAAACGAAGCTGGCGCTATGTGGCTCAAGGATCCTGAGAAAATCTATAAAATCATCAACAAGGTTCAGTCCGTTTTGGATATCCCTCTGACAGTCAAGATGCGGACAGGTTGGTCCGACAGCTCACTGGCTGTAGAAAATGCTCTAGCAGCTGAAGCCGCTGGCGTTTCAGCCTTGGCCATGCACGGTCGCACCCGTGAACAAATGTACACAGGTCACGCAGACCTTGAGACCTTGCACGACGTAGCCCAAGCCCTGACAAAGATTCCTTTCATCGCCAACGGTGATATCCGCAGCGTACAAGAAGCCAAACAACGTATCGAAGAAGTCGGCGCTGACGCTGTTATGATTGGACGAGCTGCCATGGGAAATCCCTACCTCTTCAACCAAATCAATCACTATTTTGAAACAGGCGAAATCCTGCCAGACTTGACCTTTGAAGACAAGATGAAGATTGCTTATGAACACCTCAAACGCTTGATTAACCTCAAAGGAGAAAACGTAGCCGTTCGTGAATTCCGCGGACTCGCTCCTCACTACCTTCGTGGGACATCTGGTGCAGCTAAACTTCGCGGAGCCATTTCACAGGCCAGCACATTGGCAGAGATCGAGGAACTCTTGCAACTCCAACATTAA
- a CDS encoding NUDIX domain-containing protein — MTKQDIPAGMSEKEYYETMADEPAFLAWYKTQDLPKYETPSVTADMVAYCFVEGRLKLLVIKRKAHPYQNKYALVGGFVDKNEDAYQACIREVKEEVDLEIPLEKVEQLMTVSTPGRDPRGWVITIAHLVYLPAIAINQVKAGDDAKEVTFLDVDFKTKSFRDGERLLTAEDFAFDHYQILLESIKRIQGRLDWNPTFLHLLESPFTVYEGTELVNLISPRRPIVSNNFLVKFGEYLEEAGVKRVPKKKPRKVYKLKTEKSD; from the coding sequence ATGACCAAACAGGATATCCCAGCGGGAATGTCGGAAAAAGAGTATTACGAAACAATGGCGGATGAGCCCGCCTTTTTGGCATGGTACAAGACACAGGATTTGCCTAAGTATGAGACGCCCAGCGTAACAGCGGATATGGTGGCCTACTGCTTCGTAGAAGGCCGGTTGAAACTCTTGGTTATCAAGCGCAAGGCCCACCCTTATCAGAATAAATATGCCTTGGTTGGAGGCTTTGTGGATAAAAATGAGGATGCCTATCAAGCCTGCATTCGGGAAGTCAAGGAAGAAGTGGATCTCGAGATACCGCTAGAAAAAGTGGAGCAGTTGATGACGGTCTCTACTCCAGGACGCGATCCGCGCGGTTGGGTCATCACCATTGCCCATTTGGTCTATCTACCGGCAATCGCTATCAACCAAGTCAAGGCTGGTGATGATGCCAAGGAAGTCACTTTTCTCGATGTGGACTTTAAGACAAAGAGCTTTAGAGATGGTGAACGGCTCCTGACAGCAGAGGACTTTGCCTTTGACCACTACCAAATCCTGCTGGAATCTATCAAGCGCATTCAAGGGCGACTGGACTGGAATCCAACTTTTCTCCATTTACTGGAATCGCCCTTTACTGTCTATGAAGGGACTGAGCTGGTCAATCTCATCTCGCCTAGACGACCGATCGTTAGCAATAATTTTCTCGTAAAATTTGGAGAATACTTGGAGGAGGCCGGTGTCAAGCGCGTGCCAAAGAAGAAGCCGAGAAAAGTTTATAAACTGAAGACAGAAAAATCGGATTAA
- the pnuC gene encoding nicotinamide riboside transporter PnuC, translated as MVVKNQKLSPAALSAGLKQKSQTFARNFYNVCAAAKEQGFSGIAKLLWQDLFGGRSLAQWLYLIALSSLPFILEFTSGQKQHDWLGLFASWTGIVCVILVAEGRASNYLFGAVNSAIYLILSFQASFYGEVLTTVYFFIMQPIGLYTWLSNRVNEQDKEEPSHFEAKKLDWRGWLKYLALTALIWIGMGFAYKSIHSHRPFRDSVTDATNGIGQLLMTGLYREQWIFWIATNLFSIYLWWGSNLHIQAMYWVYTLNSIVGWYQWTKAVKKA; from the coding sequence ATGGTAGTAAAAAATCAAAAACTCTCTCCTGCGGCTCTCTCCGCAGGACTAAAACAAAAATCTCAAACCTTTGCTCGGAATTTCTATAATGTCTGTGCAGCAGCTAAAGAACAGGGCTTTAGCGGTATTGCCAAATTGCTCTGGCAGGATTTATTTGGCGGGCGTAGCTTGGCTCAATGGCTTTACTTGATAGCTCTGTCTAGTCTGCCTTTCATTTTGGAGTTTACCAGTGGTCAGAAGCAGCATGACTGGCTGGGACTCTTTGCTTCCTGGACAGGCATCGTTTGCGTTATTCTAGTGGCCGAGGGGCGGGCTAGCAATTACCTCTTTGGGGCTGTTAATTCGGCGATTTATCTCATCTTGTCCTTCCAGGCTAGCTTTTATGGAGAAGTGCTGACTACGGTTTACTTCTTTATCATGCAGCCGATTGGCCTTTATACTTGGCTGTCCAACCGGGTCAATGAACAAGATAAAGAAGAGCCGTCTCATTTTGAAGCTAAGAAGTTAGACTGGCGTGGTTGGCTTAAATATTTGGCCTTGACTGCCTTGATTTGGATTGGTATGGGCTTTGCCTATAAGAGTATTCACAGTCACCGGCCTTTCCGCGATAGTGTGACAGATGCGACCAATGGTATCGGTCAGCTTCTCATGACGGGTCTCTATCGCGAGCAGTGGATTTTCTGGATTGCAACCAATCTCTTCAGTATCTACCTCTGGTGGGGCAGCAATCTTCACATTCAGGCTATGTACTGGGTTTATACCCTTAATAGTATCGTTGGCTGGTATCAGTGGACCAAGGCAGTGAAGAAAGCTTAG
- a CDS encoding AAA family ATPase, whose protein sequence is MKEKIAIVFGTFAPLHQGHIDLIQKAKRSYDKVRVVVSGYQGDRGEEVGLPLQKRFRYTRETFADDELTKVYKLDETFFPRYPLGWDQWLPALLDLVGYDSEDEELIFFVGEADYQEELEKRDFKTSLQERQFGISATMIRENPSRYWKYIAQPFRRHFTKKVLIMGSASNGKTTLAKDLARFYDAPVSLEYAREYQIQNNVRDDELTPKDYYYLLLGQYAQTSRLIDSSANRGLVVADTNSLVTKAYYDYYLKESPVQDEETDTFDNLFASILAKEKWDLILFAEPVGSYVNDGFRDMSMADEAIRSDFSSYLKKLKEQCLAHIPTVYLANSYLDNYQAAKEAINKIYQAD, encoded by the coding sequence ATGAAAGAAAAAATTGCAATCGTCTTTGGGACCTTTGCTCCCTTGCATCAGGGGCATATTGATTTGATTCAGAAGGCGAAGCGTTCTTACGACAAGGTGCGCGTGGTAGTTTCTGGTTATCAGGGAGACCGTGGAGAGGAAGTAGGTCTGCCTCTGCAGAAGCGCTTCCGCTATACGCGTGAGACCTTCGCAGATGATGAGTTAACAAAGGTTTATAAGCTAGATGAAACTTTCTTTCCCCGCTATCCTCTGGGTTGGGATCAGTGGTTGCCAGCTTTATTGGACTTAGTGGGCTATGATTCAGAAGACGAAGAGTTGATTTTCTTTGTTGGAGAGGCTGACTATCAGGAGGAGTTAGAAAAGCGTGACTTCAAAACTTCTTTGCAGGAGCGACAGTTTGGGATTTCAGCAACGATGATTCGGGAAAATCCTAGTCGTTATTGGAAATATATCGCCCAACCTTTCCGCCGTCACTTTACTAAGAAAGTGCTGATTATGGGTAGCGCCAGCAATGGTAAAACGACCTTGGCCAAGGATTTAGCTCGCTTCTATGATGCTCCTGTCAGTCTAGAATATGCTCGGGAATACCAGATTCAAAATAACGTGCGAGACGATGAGCTGACACCTAAGGACTACTATTATTTGCTCTTGGGACAATATGCTCAGACTTCCCGCTTGATTGACAGCAGCGCCAACCGTGGTCTGGTCGTGGCTGATACAAATTCGCTAGTAACCAAGGCTTACTATGATTATTATCTGAAAGAAAGTCCCGTTCAAGATGAGGAGACAGATACCTTTGACAATCTCTTTGCTAGCATTTTGGCCAAGGAAAAATGGGATTTGATTCTCTTTGCTGAGCCGGTCGGATCCTATGTCAACGATGGCTTTCGCGATATGAGCATGGCAGACGAGGCTATCCGGAGTGATTTTTCAAGCTATTTGAAAAAGCTGAAAGAGCAGTGTTTAGCTCATATTCCGACGGTCTATCTGGCTAACAGTTATTTGGACAATTATCAGGCGGCTAAAGAAGCGATTAACAAGATTTATCAAGCAGATTAA
- a CDS encoding DUF4430 domain-containing protein, whose amino-acid sequence MKKIFSLLTLAFALFLVGCSNSQTKTDTSSSSAASSVKKELKISISIAPEGQEKSEKTVAVEEGKTAMDALKKAYKVEEKDGFITSIDGHAQDEAKGLYWMFKVNGEMAPKGANQITLKDGDKLEFYQEVYQQ is encoded by the coding sequence ATGAAAAAAATCTTTAGCTTACTTACGCTTGCCTTTGCTCTCTTCTTAGTGGGTTGTAGCAATAGCCAAACAAAAACTGATACCAGCTCTAGTTCGGCTGCTTCTTCCGTCAAAAAGGAACTGAAAATCAGCATCAGTATTGCACCAGAAGGTCAGGAGAAGAGCGAGAAAACGGTGGCTGTTGAAGAAGGAAAGACAGCGATGGATGCTTTGAAGAAGGCCTATAAGGTCGAAGAAAAAGATGGTTTTATCACTTCTATTGACGGTCATGCTCAGGATGAAGCGAAAGGACTCTACTGGATGTTTAAGGTCAACGGAGAAATGGCTCCTAAGGGTGCCAATCAAATCACGCTCAAGGATGGAGACAAGCTGGAATTCTACCAAGAAGTCTATCAGCAATAA
- a CDS encoding GNAT family N-acetyltransferase, with translation MEIRVMTEKDYASVYQLWLSCAGMGLNNLDDSEEGIARFLKRNPETCLVALEGESFIGAILVGTDGRRAYIYHTAVHPYFRRKGVGRALVEQALSAVKRLGIHKVSLVVFERNELGNHFWQELGFSVRNDLLYRDQGLTEMIRQDT, from the coding sequence ATGGAAATTCGTGTGATGACAGAAAAGGATTATGCCTCTGTTTACCAGCTGTGGCTCTCTTGCGCTGGTATGGGGCTCAATAACTTAGATGACTCTGAAGAAGGGATTGCCCGTTTTTTGAAGCGCAATCCTGAGACCTGTCTGGTTGCCTTGGAAGGGGAGAGCTTTATAGGTGCTATTCTAGTTGGCACAGATGGACGTAGAGCGTACATTTATCATACAGCTGTCCATCCATATTTTCGTAGAAAAGGAGTAGGCAGAGCTCTGGTCGAACAGGCCTTGTCAGCAGTGAAAAGACTTGGTATCCATAAAGTATCGCTGGTCGTTTTTGAAAGAAATGAACTGGGCAACCATTTTTGGCAGGAGCTGGGATTTTCAGTTAGAAATGATCTGCTTTACCGAGATCAAGGACTAACGGAGATGATTCGACAGGATACATAA